Proteins found in one Aquibium microcysteis genomic segment:
- a CDS encoding branched-chain amino acid ABC transporter substrate-binding protein, translating into MKKALFAGVAMTFAMSTAAYADIVIATAGPMTGQYASFGAQMKAGAEQAVEDINAAGGVNGEMLKLEIGDDACDPKQAVAVANQMAGSGVVFMAGHFCSGSSIPASAVYAEEGIVQISPASTNPKFTDERPGPGIMRVCGRDDQQGDVAGKFLVENFAEKKVAFVHDKTAYGKGLADATMAAYEAAGGKPALYEAYTAGEKDYTALVSKLKAEGIGVLYVGGYHTEAGLMARQMKEQGMDTILVSGDALVTDEYWAITGDAGEGTLMTFSPDPRKNPDAAPLVEKFRAKGVEPEGYVLYTYAAIQAWAQAASTAGSVEFDAVVKALDEGTFNTVLGSLEFDDKGDVTLPGYVFYEWKDGKYDYLVQ; encoded by the coding sequence ATGAAGAAGGCACTCTTTGCTGGGGTCGCGATGACCTTCGCCATGTCGACGGCCGCCTATGCGGACATCGTCATTGCCACCGCGGGTCCGATGACGGGCCAGTATGCGTCCTTCGGCGCACAGATGAAGGCTGGCGCCGAGCAGGCCGTCGAGGACATCAACGCCGCCGGCGGCGTCAACGGCGAGATGCTCAAGCTCGAGATCGGCGACGACGCCTGCGACCCGAAGCAGGCGGTCGCCGTGGCCAACCAGATGGCCGGCAGCGGCGTGGTCTTCATGGCCGGCCACTTCTGCTCGGGCTCGTCGATCCCGGCATCGGCCGTCTACGCGGAGGAAGGCATCGTCCAGATTTCCCCGGCATCGACCAACCCGAAGTTCACCGACGAGCGTCCGGGCCCCGGCATCATGCGCGTCTGCGGACGTGACGACCAGCAGGGCGACGTGGCGGGCAAGTTCCTCGTGGAGAATTTCGCCGAGAAGAAGGTCGCCTTCGTTCACGACAAGACCGCGTATGGCAAGGGCCTCGCCGATGCCACCATGGCGGCCTACGAGGCAGCCGGCGGCAAGCCCGCGCTCTACGAAGCCTATACGGCAGGCGAGAAGGACTACACCGCGCTCGTCTCCAAGCTGAAGGCCGAGGGCATCGGCGTGCTCTACGTCGGCGGCTACCACACCGAGGCCGGCCTGATGGCGCGCCAGATGAAGGAGCAGGGGATGGATACCATTCTCGTCTCCGGTGACGCGCTGGTCACCGACGAGTACTGGGCGATCACCGGCGATGCCGGCGAAGGCACGCTGATGACCTTCTCGCCGGATCCGCGCAAGAACCCGGATGCAGCCCCCCTGGTCGAGAAGTTCCGCGCCAAGGGCGTCGAGCCGGAGGGCTACGTGCTCTACACCTACGCCGCCATCCAGGCCTGGGCACAGGCCGCCTCGACGGCCGGCTCGGTCGAGTTCGACGCCGTCGTGAAGGCGCTCGACGAGGGCACGTTCAACACCGTGCTCGGCTCGCTTGAGTTCGACGACAAGGGCGACGTGACCCTGCCGGGCTACGTCTTCTACGAATGGAAGGACGGCAAGTACGACTACCTCGTCCAGTAA
- the pyc gene encoding pyruvate carboxylase has translation MPISKILVANRSEIAIRIFRAANELGIRTVAIWAEEDKYSLHRFKADESYPIGRGPHLAKDMGPIESYLSIEEVIRVAKLSGADAIHPGYGLLSESPEFAEACAAAGIVFIGPRPDTMRRLGNKVAARNLAVEVGVPVVPATEPLPDDMAEVARMAAAIGYPVMLKASWGGGGRGMRAIRSEADLAREVMEAKREAKAAFGKDEVYLEKLVERARHVEVQVLGDTHGNVVHLFERDCSIQRRNQKVVERAPAPYLDDARREELCGYALKIARATDYVGAGTVEFLMDADTGRFYFIEVNPRIQVEHTVTEQVTGIDIVKAQIHILDGHAIGTPESGVPPQEKIWLNGHALQCRITTEDPEQNFIPDYGRITAYRGATGFGIRLDGGTAYSGAVITRFYDPLLEKVTAWAPSPQEAIARMDRALREFRIRGVATNLTFLEAIISHPKFRDNSYTTRFIDTTPELFTQVKRRDRATKLLNYLADVTVNGHPEARGRPKPKADAAAPVVPFVGGEMPDGTKQRLDALGPVKFAEWMRAQPQVLVTDTTMRDGHQSLLATRMRTHDIAGVSGAYARALPQLLSLECWGGATFDVAMRFLTEDPWERLALVRKGAPNLLLQMLLRGANGVGYTNYPDNVVRHFVKQAAAGGIDLFRVFDCLNWVENMRVAMDAVIEENKLCEAAICYTGDILDPARAKYDLKYYVSLAKELEAAGAHIIALKDMAGLLKPAAARVLFKALREATGLPIHFHTHDTSGIAAATVLAAVESGVDAVDAAMDALSGNTSQPCLGSIVEALKGTDRDPGLDPAWIRRISFYWEAVRNQYAAFESDLKGPASEVYLHEMPGGQFTNLKEQARSLGLETRWHEVAQAYHDVNLMFGDIVKVTPSSKVVGDMALMMVSQDLTVADVESPTRDIAFPDSVVSMLRGDLGQPPSGWPAALQKKALKGDAPIDVRPGSLLADADLPAIRKEVEAKLGRAIDEFEFASSLMYPKVFADFAAAQDNYGPVSVLPTPVYFYGMAPEDEIFVDIERGKTLVVRCLAIGEPDEQGMVTVFFELNGQPRRVKVPDRAHGAGGGKVRRKAEPGNEAHVGAPMPGVVSTLAVAAGQAVMAGDVLLSIEAMKMETALHAERDGTVAEVLVHAGDQIDAKDLLVVYAA, from the coding sequence TTGCCCATATCCAAGATCCTCGTCGCCAACCGATCCGAGATCGCGATCCGAATCTTCCGCGCCGCCAACGAACTCGGCATCAGGACCGTCGCCATCTGGGCCGAGGAGGACAAATACTCGCTGCACCGCTTCAAGGCGGACGAATCCTATCCGATCGGGCGAGGCCCGCATCTGGCGAAGGACATGGGCCCGATCGAGAGCTACCTGTCGATCGAGGAGGTGATCCGGGTCGCGAAACTGTCCGGCGCCGACGCGATCCATCCGGGCTACGGCCTGCTTTCGGAAAGCCCGGAATTCGCCGAGGCCTGCGCGGCGGCCGGCATCGTCTTCATCGGTCCCCGGCCCGATACCATGCGGCGGCTGGGCAACAAGGTCGCCGCGCGCAATCTCGCCGTCGAGGTGGGCGTTCCCGTCGTTCCGGCAACCGAGCCGCTGCCCGACGACATGGCAGAGGTCGCCCGCATGGCCGCCGCGATCGGCTATCCGGTCATGCTCAAGGCCTCCTGGGGCGGCGGCGGCCGCGGCATGCGCGCCATCCGGTCCGAGGCCGACCTCGCCCGCGAGGTGATGGAGGCGAAGCGCGAGGCCAAGGCCGCCTTCGGCAAGGACGAGGTCTATCTCGAGAAGCTCGTCGAGCGTGCACGCCACGTCGAGGTCCAGGTGCTCGGCGACACGCACGGCAACGTCGTGCATCTCTTCGAGCGCGACTGCTCCATCCAGCGCCGCAACCAGAAGGTCGTCGAGCGCGCGCCGGCACCCTATCTCGATGACGCCCGGCGCGAGGAACTCTGCGGCTACGCGCTGAAGATCGCCCGCGCGACCGATTACGTCGGCGCCGGCACCGTCGAGTTCCTGATGGATGCCGACACCGGCAGGTTCTATTTCATCGAGGTCAATCCGCGCATCCAGGTGGAGCACACCGTCACCGAGCAGGTGACCGGGATCGACATCGTCAAGGCGCAGATCCACATCCTCGACGGCCACGCCATCGGCACGCCGGAGTCGGGCGTCCCGCCGCAGGAGAAGATCTGGCTCAATGGCCACGCCCTGCAGTGCCGCATCACCACCGAGGATCCCGAGCAGAACTTCATCCCCGACTACGGCCGCATCACCGCCTATCGCGGCGCGACCGGCTTCGGCATCCGCCTCGACGGCGGCACGGCCTATTCGGGCGCCGTCATCACCCGCTTCTACGATCCGCTGCTGGAGAAGGTCACCGCCTGGGCGCCGTCGCCGCAGGAAGCGATCGCCCGCATGGACCGCGCGCTGCGCGAGTTCCGCATCCGCGGCGTGGCGACGAACCTGACCTTCCTCGAGGCGATCATTTCGCACCCGAAGTTCCGCGACAACAGCTACACGACGCGGTTCATCGACACCACGCCGGAGCTCTTCACCCAGGTGAAGCGGCGCGACCGCGCGACCAAGCTTCTCAACTATCTTGCCGACGTCACCGTCAACGGCCATCCCGAGGCGCGTGGCCGGCCGAAGCCGAAGGCCGACGCAGCCGCTCCCGTCGTGCCCTTCGTCGGCGGCGAGATGCCGGACGGCACGAAGCAGCGCCTCGACGCGCTCGGTCCGGTGAAATTCGCCGAATGGATGCGCGCGCAGCCGCAGGTGCTGGTGACCGACACGACCATGCGCGACGGCCATCAGTCGCTGCTCGCCACCCGCATGCGCACGCACGACATCGCCGGCGTGTCCGGCGCCTATGCCCGCGCCCTGCCGCAGTTGCTCTCGCTCGAATGCTGGGGCGGCGCCACCTTCGACGTCGCCATGCGCTTCCTGACCGAGGATCCCTGGGAGCGGCTCGCGCTGGTACGCAAGGGCGCGCCGAACCTGTTGCTGCAGATGCTGCTGCGCGGCGCCAACGGCGTCGGCTACACCAACTATCCCGACAACGTCGTGCGCCACTTCGTGAAGCAGGCGGCGGCGGGCGGCATCGACCTGTTCCGCGTCTTCGACTGCCTGAACTGGGTCGAGAACATGCGTGTCGCGATGGACGCGGTGATCGAGGAGAACAAGCTCTGCGAAGCCGCGATCTGCTACACCGGCGACATCCTCGATCCGGCACGCGCCAAGTACGACCTGAAATACTACGTCTCGCTGGCGAAGGAGCTGGAAGCCGCCGGCGCCCACATCATCGCGCTGAAGGACATGGCGGGGCTGCTCAAGCCCGCCGCCGCCCGCGTGCTGTTCAAGGCGCTGCGCGAGGCGACCGGGCTGCCGATCCATTTCCACACCCACGACACCTCCGGCATCGCGGCCGCGACCGTCCTTGCCGCGGTCGAGAGCGGCGTCGACGCCGTCGACGCGGCGATGGACGCGTTGTCGGGCAACACCTCGCAGCCCTGCCTCGGCTCGATCGTCGAGGCGCTGAAGGGCACCGACCGCGATCCCGGTCTCGACCCGGCCTGGATCCGCCGCATCTCCTTCTACTGGGAGGCGGTGCGCAACCAGTACGCCGCCTTCGAGAGCGACCTGAAGGGGCCGGCCTCCGAGGTCTATCTGCACGAGATGCCGGGCGGCCAGTTCACCAACCTGAAGGAGCAGGCGCGTTCTTTAGGGCTGGAGACGCGCTGGCACGAGGTGGCGCAGGCCTATCACGACGTCAACCTGATGTTCGGCGACATCGTCAAGGTGACGCCGTCGTCCAAGGTGGTCGGCGACATGGCGCTGATGATGGTCAGCCAGGACCTCACGGTCGCCGACGTCGAGAGCCCGACCCGCGACATCGCCTTCCCGGACTCCGTGGTCTCCATGCTGCGCGGCGATCTCGGCCAGCCGCCCTCCGGCTGGCCGGCGGCCCTGCAGAAGAAGGCGCTGAAGGGCGACGCGCCGATCGACGTCCGGCCCGGATCGCTGCTGGCCGACGCCGACCTTCCCGCCATCCGCAAGGAGGTTGAGGCGAAGCTCGGACGCGCGATCGACGAGTTCGAGTTCGCCTCCTCGCTGATGTATCCGAAGGTCTTCGCCGACTTCGCCGCCGCACAGGACAATTATGGCCCGGTCAGCGTCCTGCCGACCCCGGTCTATTTCTACGGGATGGCGCCGGAAGACGAGATCTTCGTCGACATCGAGCGCGGCAAGACGCTGGTCGTGCGCTGCCTGGCCATCGGAGAGCCGGACGAACAGGGCATGGTCACCGTCTTCTTCGAGCTGAACGGCCAGCCGCGCCGCGTCAAGGTACCGGACCGGGCGCACGGCGCCGGCGGCGGCAAGGTCCGCCGCAAGGCCGAGCCCGGCAACGAGGCCCATGTCGGTGCGCCGATGCCCGGCGTCGTCTCGACGCTCGCCGTCGCGGCGGGTCAGGCCGTCATGGCCGGCGACGTGCTCCTGTCGATCGAGGCCATGAAGATGGAGACGGCCCTGCACGCCGAACGCGACGGCACCGTCGCCGAGGTTCTGGTGCACGCCGGCGACCAGATCGACGCCAAGGACCTGCTGGTCGTCTACGCCGCCTGA
- a CDS encoding DUF6867 family protein: protein MEKEFGLLWEVSASEFVFVTMILAGGAAYMTGRAAARGWMPNWQLVIYMVLLAAATRFIHFALFSGSLLSLYYYVVDLVVILVIAFIGMRVTRSGQMATQYRFAYDRSGVLGWKKR, encoded by the coding sequence ATGGAAAAGGAATTCGGTCTCCTGTGGGAAGTCTCGGCCTCCGAATTCGTCTTCGTGACGATGATCCTGGCCGGCGGCGCCGCCTACATGACCGGTCGTGCGGCGGCGCGCGGCTGGATGCCGAACTGGCAGCTCGTGATCTACATGGTGCTGCTGGCGGCCGCGACGCGGTTCATCCATTTCGCGCTCTTCTCCGGGTCGCTCCTGTCGCTCTACTACTATGTGGTGGATCTGGTCGTGATCCTCGTGATCGCCTTCATCGGCATGCGTGTGACCCGCTCCGGACAGATGGCGACCCAGTATCGCTTCGCTTACGACAGGAGCGGCGTGCTCGGCTGGAAGAAGCGCTGA
- a CDS encoding alpha/beta hydrolase: MARHARTALLALWVLVAATAGTAAGPKVQGTAEAIATAMLGTPAHPDGPASASRLTKAVDFAFEIVRPERPDGRTMVLLHGSGGNETSLVDLARRIAPRATLLGVRGRVVQDGRSRWYRRLTPVTFDQADIRAESAAFAGFLSRTAPALGIDLDRTIFLGYSNGANLIAATALLHPGLVRKAALLRPMSVLDQPPTPPLTGASLLMIAGEADRTYAPFAPALETLLESCGAVVDTRSISAGHLIGEEDARIVAEWLAAAPPR; this comes from the coding sequence ATGGCACGACATGCTCGGACGGCGCTTCTGGCGCTTTGGGTTCTGGTCGCGGCAACCGCAGGCACGGCAGCCGGGCCGAAGGTCCAAGGGACCGCGGAAGCGATCGCGACGGCAATGCTGGGCACGCCGGCGCATCCGGATGGACCTGCGTCCGCATCCCGGCTCACGAAGGCGGTCGATTTCGCTTTCGAGATCGTTCGGCCGGAGCGGCCGGACGGCCGAACCATGGTGCTTCTGCACGGCTCGGGCGGCAACGAGACGAGCCTCGTCGATCTCGCCCGGCGCATCGCGCCCCGCGCCACGCTGCTCGGGGTCCGCGGCCGCGTCGTCCAGGACGGCCGGTCGCGGTGGTACCGGCGTCTGACCCCCGTCACCTTCGACCAGGCCGACATCAGGGCCGAATCCGCGGCTTTCGCCGGCTTCCTGAGTCGCACCGCGCCGGCGCTGGGCATCGACCTCGACCGGACCATCTTCCTCGGATACTCCAACGGCGCCAATCTGATCGCAGCGACTGCCCTGCTGCATCCCGGACTGGTGCGCAAGGCTGCCCTCCTGCGTCCGATGTCCGTGCTCGACCAGCCGCCGACGCCGCCGCTCACGGGTGCCAGCCTGCTGATGATCGCCGGCGAGGCCGACCGCACCTATGCGCCGTTCGCGCCGGCGCTGGAGACTCTTCTGGAAAGCTGCGGCGCCGTCGTGGACACGCGGTCCATCTCTGCCGGCCACCTGATCGGCGAGGAGGATGCGCGGATCGTGGCCGAGTGGCTGGCGGCCGCGCCGCCGCGCTGA
- a CDS encoding lytic murein transglycosylase → MPNGKLIASALLAVVLGTGGAHAAQCGNTSSGFDAWKQSMAQEASRAGVGQRGLAALQGASYSSSTISADRNQKSFKYSLEKFMQVRGAATIVSRGKKLKAQNAQLFSNLEARFGVPAGPLLAIWGMETAFGGYMGDTNLISATATLAYDCRRSEFFTGHLMAALQLVDRGVVSTSSVGAKHGELGQTQFLPGSVLRYGVDGDGDGKIDLVRSRADALASTANFLRAHGWRAGAGYQPGQPNYGAIQGWNAASVYQQAIAIMGKQIDG, encoded by the coding sequence ATGCCGAATGGCAAACTGATCGCGTCGGCTCTGCTGGCGGTGGTGCTGGGGACCGGTGGCGCTCACGCAGCGCAGTGCGGGAACACGTCGTCGGGCTTCGACGCCTGGAAGCAGTCGATGGCGCAGGAGGCATCGAGGGCCGGTGTCGGCCAGCGCGGCCTCGCGGCCCTCCAGGGCGCCAGCTATTCCAGCTCGACGATTTCGGCGGATCGCAACCAGAAGAGCTTCAAGTATTCGCTGGAGAAGTTCATGCAGGTGCGCGGCGCGGCGACGATCGTCTCGCGCGGGAAGAAGCTGAAGGCCCAGAACGCGCAGCTGTTCTCGAACCTCGAGGCCCGATTCGGCGTGCCGGCCGGTCCGCTGCTGGCGATCTGGGGCATGGAGACGGCGTTCGGCGGCTACATGGGCGACACCAACCTGATTTCGGCCACCGCGACGCTGGCCTATGACTGCCGCCGCTCGGAATTCTTCACGGGTCACCTGATGGCGGCGCTGCAGCTCGTCGACCGCGGCGTGGTGTCGACCAGTTCCGTCGGCGCCAAGCATGGCGAACTCGGTCAGACGCAGTTCCTGCCGGGCAGCGTTCTGCGCTACGGCGTCGACGGCGACGGCGACGGCAAGATCGATCTCGTCCGGTCCCGCGCCGACGCGCTCGCATCCACCGCGAACTTCCTGCGCGCCCACGGCTGGCGCGCCGGCGCCGGCTACCAGCCCGGCCAGCCCAACTACGGCGCGATCCAGGGCTGGAACGCCGCCAGCGTCTACCAGCAGGCGATCGCCATCATGGGCAAGCAGATCGACGGGTGA
- a CDS encoding ABC transporter ATP-binding protein: protein MNGQEPLLSVRGVETYYGKIVALRGVDVDVHPGEIVTLIGANGAGKSTLMMTICGSPQARTGRIVYDGQDITAMPTHEIMRLGIAQSPEGRRIFPRMTVMENLQMGASLVAPEHFDADLKRIFELFPRLKERAGQRGGTLSGGEQQMLAIARALMGRPKLLLLDEPSLGLAPLIVKQIFEVIKELNRSDGLTVFLVEQNAFHALKLAHRGYVMVNGNITMSGTGAELLKREEVRAAYLEGGRH from the coding sequence ATGAACGGACAGGAGCCCCTCCTCAGCGTCCGCGGCGTCGAGACCTATTACGGCAAGATCGTCGCGTTGCGCGGCGTCGACGTGGATGTCCATCCCGGCGAGATCGTGACGCTGATCGGTGCCAATGGCGCCGGCAAGTCGACGCTGATGATGACCATCTGCGGCAGCCCGCAGGCGCGCACCGGGCGGATCGTCTACGACGGGCAGGACATCACCGCCATGCCGACGCACGAGATCATGCGGCTCGGCATTGCACAATCTCCCGAAGGTCGGCGTATCTTCCCGCGCATGACCGTGATGGAGAACCTGCAGATGGGTGCGTCGCTGGTCGCCCCCGAGCATTTCGATGCCGACCTGAAACGCATTTTCGAGCTCTTCCCGCGGCTGAAGGAGCGCGCCGGGCAGCGGGGCGGAACACTGTCGGGCGGAGAGCAGCAGATGCTCGCCATCGCCCGGGCCCTGATGGGGCGCCCGAAGCTGCTGCTGCTGGACGAGCCCTCGCTCGGTCTCGCGCCGCTGATCGTCAAGCAGATCTTCGAGGTCATCAAGGAACTGAACCGCAGCGACGGGCTGACGGTCTTCCTCGTCGAGCAGAATGCCTTCCATGCACTCAAACTCGCCCATCGCGGCTACGTCATGGTCAACGGCAACATCACCATGAGCGGCACCGGCGCGGAGCTCCTGAAGCGCGAAGAGGTGCGCGCGGCCTATCTCGAAGGCGGGAGACACTGA
- a CDS encoding bifunctional helix-turn-helix transcriptional regulator/GNAT family N-acetyltransferase — protein MVVTEDAEGIAEIRSFNRFYTRLLGALNEGLLRSPYSLPESRLLYELGSRGRTTAADLAADLGMDPGYLSRLLRKLRDGALVESVSSPDDGRAQILSLTPAGVAAFQTLDRASHEEVAALVAPLAGRETDALVGAMRTIRRLLDPVAVAEPVIVRPFRIGEIGHIISRHGVLYHEEHGWDGSFEGFVAEIAGAFVMKHDPMREGCWVAARGGEVLGSVFVVDAGEGTAKLRMLYVEPAARGLGVGRRLVGQAIGFAHGAGYRRMTLWTNDILHSARRIYEGAGFRLVAEERHRSFGRDLVGQNWDLDLDFSRDTATAAS, from the coding sequence ATGGTCGTGACGGAGGATGCCGAGGGCATCGCGGAGATCCGCAGCTTCAACCGGTTCTACACCCGCCTGCTCGGCGCGCTGAACGAAGGGCTGCTGCGATCGCCCTACAGCCTGCCGGAAAGCCGCCTGCTCTACGAACTGGGGAGCCGCGGCCGCACGACGGCGGCCGACCTCGCGGCGGATCTCGGCATGGATCCCGGCTATCTCAGCCGGCTGCTGCGGAAGCTGCGCGACGGTGCGCTGGTGGAAAGCGTCTCCAGCCCCGACGACGGCCGCGCGCAGATCCTGTCGCTGACACCGGCCGGCGTTGCTGCCTTCCAGACGCTCGACAGAGCCTCGCACGAGGAGGTCGCAGCGCTGGTCGCGCCGCTCGCAGGACGAGAGACGGACGCGCTGGTGGGAGCGATGCGCACCATTCGACGTCTTCTCGATCCGGTCGCCGTGGCGGAGCCCGTGATCGTCAGGCCGTTCCGGATCGGCGAGATCGGCCACATCATTTCGCGGCATGGAGTCCTCTATCACGAGGAACACGGCTGGGACGGAAGCTTCGAGGGCTTCGTCGCCGAGATCGCGGGCGCCTTCGTGATGAAGCACGACCCGATGCGCGAAGGTTGCTGGGTGGCCGCCCGCGGCGGCGAGGTGCTCGGGTCGGTCTTCGTCGTCGATGCCGGCGAGGGCACGGCGAAACTGCGCATGCTCTACGTCGAGCCGGCGGCCCGCGGCCTCGGTGTCGGCAGGAGGCTGGTCGGCCAGGCGATCGGCTTCGCCCACGGGGCCGGCTACCGCCGCATGACGCTGTGGACGAACGACATCCTGCATTCGGCACGGCGCATCTATGAGGGGGCCGGCTTCAGGCTGGTCGCCGAGGAGCGGCACCGCAGCTTCGGTCGGGATCTCGTCGGGCAGAACTGGGATCTCGACCTCGATTTCTCCCGGGATACCGCGACCGCAGCCTCCTGA
- a CDS encoding zinc-binding metallopeptidase family protein, which produces MKLFSCPACGSRLYFENVRCLACGTDVAFAPEESRFVAVGVEAPACRNATECGCNWIAAPEHDGYCRACALNRTIPDLVVDGNRDRWARIERAKRRLVYALLGFGLEVRPKADPDDAAGLAFEFLADLPGERVLTGHDGGLITLNVIEADPAERERMRLAMGERYRTLLGHFRHEVGHYYWERLIRDDPAELEAFRALFGDERADYGDALRRHYDQGPAAGWQDDHVTPYAASHPWEDWAETWAHYLHIADTLEMADAFAIPIDRIDAAANADAPPPRDGIDDVLRRWLALTEVVNGINRCMGVPDLYPFVIAPAVARKLDYVRLLLDRQR; this is translated from the coding sequence ATGAAACTGTTCTCCTGCCCGGCCTGCGGCAGCCGCCTCTATTTCGAGAACGTCCGCTGTCTCGCCTGCGGCACCGACGTCGCGTTCGCGCCCGAAGAGTCCCGTTTCGTCGCGGTCGGCGTCGAGGCGCCCGCATGCCGCAATGCGACCGAGTGCGGCTGCAACTGGATCGCCGCGCCCGAGCATGACGGCTATTGCCGCGCCTGCGCCCTCAACCGCACCATCCCCGACCTCGTGGTCGACGGCAACCGGGACCGCTGGGCCCGGATCGAGCGCGCCAAGCGGAGGCTGGTCTACGCCTTGCTCGGTTTCGGTCTGGAGGTCCGCCCCAAGGCGGATCCCGACGATGCCGCCGGCCTGGCTTTCGAATTCCTCGCCGATCTGCCGGGCGAACGCGTGCTCACAGGGCATGACGGCGGCCTGATCACGCTCAACGTCATCGAGGCGGACCCTGCCGAGCGCGAGCGCATGCGCCTTGCCATGGGCGAGCGCTACCGGACGCTCCTCGGCCATTTCCGCCACGAAGTCGGTCACTACTACTGGGAACGGCTGATCCGCGACGACCCCGCCGAACTGGAAGCCTTCCGGGCGTTGTTCGGGGACGAGCGCGCCGACTACGGCGATGCTCTTCGCCGGCATTATGACCAGGGTCCGGCGGCCGGCTGGCAGGACGATCACGTCACGCCCTACGCCGCCAGCCATCCCTGGGAGGATTGGGCCGAGACCTGGGCGCACTATCTCCACATCGCCGACACGCTGGAGATGGCGGACGCCTTCGCCATTCCGATCGACCGGATCGACGCCGCCGCCAATGCCGACGCTCCACCGCCCCGCGACGGCATCGACGACGTCCTGCGGCGCTGGCTGGCCTTGACCGAAGTGGTCAACGGCATCAACCGCTGCATGGGGGTGCCCGACCTCTACCCCTTCGTGATCGCGCCGGCCGTTGCGCGGAAGCTCGACTATGTCCGCCTGCTCCTCGACCGGCAGCGGTGA
- a CDS encoding ABC transporter ATP-binding protein: MVSASQSAAAAAAPMHGAPRNWDVDPVLTVEHLTMRFGGLVAVNDLSFNVGRGDITALIGPNGAGKTTVFNCVTGFYKPTEGRTVMRHGEGLLQDLVEEVTAGGLRSVQKGDRAVFLLERMPDFEISHHAKVARTFQNIRLFGGMTVLENLMVAQHNVLMKASVFTIGGLLGLPRYRVAEKAAREKAVYWLERTKLIDRADDPAADLPYGDQRRLEIARAMCTEPHLLCLDEPAAGLNPRESQELNALLKFIRAEHGTSILLIEHDMGVVMEISDHVVVLDYGVKIADGDASEVRNDPKVIAAYLGVEDEDEIDIPEVKQDLSAAERQAGQDGGMA; the protein is encoded by the coding sequence ATGGTTTCCGCAAGTCAGAGCGCTGCCGCTGCAGCCGCGCCGATGCACGGCGCGCCCCGCAACTGGGACGTCGACCCTGTCCTCACCGTCGAACACCTGACCATGCGCTTCGGCGGCCTGGTCGCGGTCAACGACCTGTCCTTCAACGTCGGGCGCGGCGACATCACCGCGCTCATCGGCCCCAACGGCGCCGGCAAGACGACCGTGTTCAACTGCGTGACGGGCTTCTACAAGCCGACCGAGGGCCGCACCGTGATGCGCCACGGCGAAGGCCTGCTGCAGGATCTCGTTGAGGAAGTGACCGCCGGCGGTCTGCGCTCTGTGCAGAAGGGGGACAGAGCCGTCTTCCTGCTGGAGCGCATGCCCGACTTCGAAATCTCGCACCATGCGAAGGTGGCCCGCACCTTCCAGAACATCCGCCTGTTCGGCGGCATGACGGTTCTCGAGAACCTGATGGTGGCGCAGCACAACGTGCTGATGAAGGCGTCCGTCTTCACCATCGGCGGTCTTCTCGGGCTACCCCGGTACCGGGTGGCCGAGAAGGCGGCGAGGGAGAAGGCGGTATACTGGCTCGAGCGGACGAAACTGATCGACCGGGCCGACGATCCCGCCGCCGACCTGCCCTACGGCGACCAGCGCCGGCTTGAAATCGCCCGCGCGATGTGCACGGAGCCGCATCTTCTGTGCCTCGACGAGCCGGCGGCCGGCCTGAACCCGCGCGAATCGCAGGAACTGAACGCGCTGCTGAAATTCATCCGCGCCGAGCACGGCACCTCCATCCTGCTCATCGAGCACGACATGGGAGTCGTCATGGAAATCTCCGACCACGTGGTGGTGCTCGACTACGGCGTGAAGATCGCCGACGGCGACGCCTCTGAGGTAAGGAACGATCCGAAGGTCATCGCCGCCTATCTCGGCGTCGAGGACGAGGACGAGATCGACATTCCCGAAGTGAAGCAAGATCTGTCCGCCGCTGAAAGGCAGGCCGGGCAGGACGGGGGCATGGCATGA